From Rutidosis leptorrhynchoides isolate AG116_Rl617_1_P2 chromosome 3, CSIRO_AGI_Rlap_v1, whole genome shotgun sequence, a single genomic window includes:
- the LOC139897414 gene encoding sec1 family domain-containing protein MIP3-like isoform X1: MAFVNVINCCLDSIREQSEELKGAIIYLDGGSTESFKYLGAFSILLEMGAVAVCSLETMSSLDTLVIDCKRKIDDQTKVVIFTCRLLSDAHRYILRCLTTLQRVSRCTIYTSISEIGQSAYPDSPLGPDAYHEYQSLLVQDYEELTKKKKNNNLNNKNVNVKSISEDEGWLQLTPREENIPMSPSFSTTKDIHDDDVDHRIGVHTGEDVGHKLFVRVHHFPLIICPFSPKFFVLPSEGSIAEAYLSPSEQDNCISSGLPPLSTGTFLDGEDVPAGVALTAQFLYHLTTKMDLKLEIFSLGDLSKTVGKLITDMSSLYDVGRRKRSAGLLLIDRTVDLLTPCCHGDSLVDRIFSSVPRRTRTFNGQTKGQIGHRPGNLLRDPLDIDIPLADVLKEVPTTNVHLLDTIEAFLHGWYSNDSDKQIDTLVSLGNKLNGVDSESEMLLNGSLVSTDTFNGAPLLESVLDRRTKDATSLIKKRLQETLRNEKISINTKTEPGLELQRMISAIAKNQTSYVQNKGIVQLAAATSYAMSERYRTKWDSFISTEKILNISAGDTSQSLSSQMCDIINKSSFSETGSLFSVEDALLLTVTGYILAGENFPTSGSVGPFSWQEEHFLKEAIVDSVLENPQLAKLKFLHGLYDDLEANLKKKTKTESNGEPSKVTEIDDFDDEQWENWGEEEEEDVNKSNENDNVYSDVQLKLELRDRVDNFFKFLHKLTNLKGNKGIREATNSMGDDDPYSRKGLLYKLLTRILNKYDIPGLEYHSSTVGRLFKSGFGRFGLGQAKPNLSDQDVILVFIMGGMNAIEVLEVEEALSESGRLDIQVVLGGTTFLTPGNMFDLLLGDSSYM; the protein is encoded by the exons ATGGCTTTCGTTAATGTCATCAATTGTTGTCTCGATTCAATCAGAGAA CAATCTGAGGAACTTAAAGGTGCTATAATTTATTTGGATGGTGGATCTACTGAAAGTTTCAAGTATCTTGGGGCATTCTCTATTCTATTGGAGATGGGTGCAGTTGCCGTTTGCAGCTTGGAGACTATGTCTTCTCTTGATACTCTA GTGATTGATTGTAAGCGAAAGATTGATGACCAGACAAAAGTTGTGATCTTCACTTGCCGCCTTCTAAGTGATGCTCATCGATACATTTTACGCTGTCTAACCACACTTCAACGAGTTTCTCGCTGCACCATATATACATCTATTTCGGAG ATAGGACAGTCTGCATATCCCGACTCACCTTTGGGACCAGACGCTTATCATGAATATCAATCCTTACTTGTTCAAGATTACGAGGAACTCaccaagaagaagaaaaacaataaTCTAAATAATAAAAATGTCAACGTGAAGTCCATTTCTGAAGACGAGGGGTGGTTGCAACTAACCCCTCGTGAAGAAAATATCCCGATGTCCCCATCTTTTTCCACAACTAAAGATATACACGATGATGATGTCGATCATCGAATAGGTGTTCATACGGGGGAAGATGTAGGACACAAACTGTTTGTTCGTGTGCATCACTTCCCTTTGATTATATGTCCGTTTTCACCCAAGTTCTTCGTTTTACCGTCAGAAGGATCTATCGCGGAGGCTTATTTGTCACCATCAGAGCAAGATAATTGTATTAGCTCTGGGTTACCTCCTTTAAGTACCGGGACGTTTCTTGATGGCGAAGATGTCCCTGCTGGGGTTGCTCTTACAGCACAGTTTCTTTATCATCTGACTACAAAG ATGGACCTGAAACTTGAGATATTTTCGCTGGGTGATTTATCGAAAACTGTTGGGAAGCTAATCACAGATATGTCTAGTCTTTATGATGTTGGACGCCGTAAACGATCTGCAGGGCTTTTGCTGATTGACCGAACAGTTGACCTTCTTACCCCTTGTTGTCATGGAGATTCCCTTGTTGATCGGATATTTTCATCTGTTCCACGTAGGACCCGCACATTCAATGGTCAAACAAAGGGTCAAATTGGACATAGACCTGGAAACCTGCTGCGGGACCCGCTCGATATCGATATACCTCTAGCTGATGTTCTTAAAGAAGTCCCAACGACAAATGTTCACCTTTTAGACACAATCGAAGCTTTTTTACATGGGTGGTATTCTAACGATTCAGataaacaaatagatacattagtTAGTCTCGGTAATAAACTTAACGGTGTCGATTCAGAAAGTGAGATGCTGTTAAACGGGTCGCTGGTATCCACGGATACTTTTAACGGGGCACCGTTACTTGAATCCGTTTTAGATAGACGAACAAAAGATGCTACTTCATTAATTAAGAAGCGGCTTCAAGAAACACTGCGTAACGAAAAGATCTCTATTAATACAAAAACTGAACCGGGATTAGAGTTGCAACGTATGATTAGTGCAATAGCAAAAAATCAAACATCTTATGTGCAAAACAAAGGGATTGTACAGCTGGCAGCCGCCACGTCATACGCTATGAGTGAACGATATCGTACTAAATGGGATTCGTTTATAAGTACCGAAAAGATACTTAACATAAGCGCTGGAGACACAAGTCAAAGCCTTTCTTCACAAATGTGTGATATAATCAACAAAAGCTCGTTTTCTGAAACGGGTTCGTTGTTTTCGGTTGAAGATGCGTTACTTTTGACGGTAACAGGATATATATTGGCCGGTGAAAATTTCCCTACATCAGGTTCGGTGGGCCCGTTTTCTTGGCAAGAGGAACATTTTCTTAAAGAAGCGATCGTTGATTCGGTTCTCGAAAACCCGCAACTAGCGAAATTGAAGTTTCTACATGGCTTATATGACGATCTCGAAGCGAACTTGAAAAAGAAAACGAAAACGGAAAGTAACGGAGAGCCCTCGAAGGTAACAGAAATTGACGATTTTGATGACGAACAGTGGGAAAATTggggtgaagaagaagaagaagatgtgaataaaagtaatgaaaatgataatgtttATAGTGACGTGCAATTGAAATTAGAGTTACGCGATCGAGTTGACAACTTTTTTAAGTTTCTTCATAAACTAACGAATTTAAAGGGTAACAAGGGGATAAGAGAAGCTACGAATAGCATGGGTGACGATGATCCGTATTCTAGAAAGGGATTGTTATATAAACTTTTAACGAGAATATTAAACAAGTACGATATACCTGGTTTGGAGTATCATTCATCTACTGTTGGCCGGCTTTTTAAAAGCGGGTTTGGAAGATTTGGCTTAGGACAG GCGAAACCAAATCTCTCTGATCAAGATGTGATACTGGTTTTCATCATGGGAGGCATGAATGCTATCGAG GTACTTGAAGTTGAGGAAGCATTATCTGAAAGTGGACGGCTCGATATACAAGTGGTTCTTGGGGGAACAACTTTTTTAACTCCTGGCAACATGTTTGATTTACTTTTAGGCGACTCAAGCTACATGTGA
- the LOC139897414 gene encoding sec1 family domain-containing protein MIP3-like isoform X2, with the protein MGAVAVCSLETMSSLDTLVIDCKRKIDDQTKVVIFTCRLLSDAHRYILRCLTTLQRVSRCTIYTSISEIGQSAYPDSPLGPDAYHEYQSLLVQDYEELTKKKKNNNLNNKNVNVKSISEDEGWLQLTPREENIPMSPSFSTTKDIHDDDVDHRIGVHTGEDVGHKLFVRVHHFPLIICPFSPKFFVLPSEGSIAEAYLSPSEQDNCISSGLPPLSTGTFLDGEDVPAGVALTAQFLYHLTTKMDLKLEIFSLGDLSKTVGKLITDMSSLYDVGRRKRSAGLLLIDRTVDLLTPCCHGDSLVDRIFSSVPRRTRTFNGQTKGQIGHRPGNLLRDPLDIDIPLADVLKEVPTTNVHLLDTIEAFLHGWYSNDSDKQIDTLVSLGNKLNGVDSESEMLLNGSLVSTDTFNGAPLLESVLDRRTKDATSLIKKRLQETLRNEKISINTKTEPGLELQRMISAIAKNQTSYVQNKGIVQLAAATSYAMSERYRTKWDSFISTEKILNISAGDTSQSLSSQMCDIINKSSFSETGSLFSVEDALLLTVTGYILAGENFPTSGSVGPFSWQEEHFLKEAIVDSVLENPQLAKLKFLHGLYDDLEANLKKKTKTESNGEPSKVTEIDDFDDEQWENWGEEEEEDVNKSNENDNVYSDVQLKLELRDRVDNFFKFLHKLTNLKGNKGIREATNSMGDDDPYSRKGLLYKLLTRILNKYDIPGLEYHSSTVGRLFKSGFGRFGLGQAKPNLSDQDVILVFIMGGMNAIEVLEVEEALSESGRLDIQVVLGGTTFLTPGNMFDLLLGDSSYM; encoded by the exons ATGGGTGCAGTTGCCGTTTGCAGCTTGGAGACTATGTCTTCTCTTGATACTCTA GTGATTGATTGTAAGCGAAAGATTGATGACCAGACAAAAGTTGTGATCTTCACTTGCCGCCTTCTAAGTGATGCTCATCGATACATTTTACGCTGTCTAACCACACTTCAACGAGTTTCTCGCTGCACCATATATACATCTATTTCGGAG ATAGGACAGTCTGCATATCCCGACTCACCTTTGGGACCAGACGCTTATCATGAATATCAATCCTTACTTGTTCAAGATTACGAGGAACTCaccaagaagaagaaaaacaataaTCTAAATAATAAAAATGTCAACGTGAAGTCCATTTCTGAAGACGAGGGGTGGTTGCAACTAACCCCTCGTGAAGAAAATATCCCGATGTCCCCATCTTTTTCCACAACTAAAGATATACACGATGATGATGTCGATCATCGAATAGGTGTTCATACGGGGGAAGATGTAGGACACAAACTGTTTGTTCGTGTGCATCACTTCCCTTTGATTATATGTCCGTTTTCACCCAAGTTCTTCGTTTTACCGTCAGAAGGATCTATCGCGGAGGCTTATTTGTCACCATCAGAGCAAGATAATTGTATTAGCTCTGGGTTACCTCCTTTAAGTACCGGGACGTTTCTTGATGGCGAAGATGTCCCTGCTGGGGTTGCTCTTACAGCACAGTTTCTTTATCATCTGACTACAAAG ATGGACCTGAAACTTGAGATATTTTCGCTGGGTGATTTATCGAAAACTGTTGGGAAGCTAATCACAGATATGTCTAGTCTTTATGATGTTGGACGCCGTAAACGATCTGCAGGGCTTTTGCTGATTGACCGAACAGTTGACCTTCTTACCCCTTGTTGTCATGGAGATTCCCTTGTTGATCGGATATTTTCATCTGTTCCACGTAGGACCCGCACATTCAATGGTCAAACAAAGGGTCAAATTGGACATAGACCTGGAAACCTGCTGCGGGACCCGCTCGATATCGATATACCTCTAGCTGATGTTCTTAAAGAAGTCCCAACGACAAATGTTCACCTTTTAGACACAATCGAAGCTTTTTTACATGGGTGGTATTCTAACGATTCAGataaacaaatagatacattagtTAGTCTCGGTAATAAACTTAACGGTGTCGATTCAGAAAGTGAGATGCTGTTAAACGGGTCGCTGGTATCCACGGATACTTTTAACGGGGCACCGTTACTTGAATCCGTTTTAGATAGACGAACAAAAGATGCTACTTCATTAATTAAGAAGCGGCTTCAAGAAACACTGCGTAACGAAAAGATCTCTATTAATACAAAAACTGAACCGGGATTAGAGTTGCAACGTATGATTAGTGCAATAGCAAAAAATCAAACATCTTATGTGCAAAACAAAGGGATTGTACAGCTGGCAGCCGCCACGTCATACGCTATGAGTGAACGATATCGTACTAAATGGGATTCGTTTATAAGTACCGAAAAGATACTTAACATAAGCGCTGGAGACACAAGTCAAAGCCTTTCTTCACAAATGTGTGATATAATCAACAAAAGCTCGTTTTCTGAAACGGGTTCGTTGTTTTCGGTTGAAGATGCGTTACTTTTGACGGTAACAGGATATATATTGGCCGGTGAAAATTTCCCTACATCAGGTTCGGTGGGCCCGTTTTCTTGGCAAGAGGAACATTTTCTTAAAGAAGCGATCGTTGATTCGGTTCTCGAAAACCCGCAACTAGCGAAATTGAAGTTTCTACATGGCTTATATGACGATCTCGAAGCGAACTTGAAAAAGAAAACGAAAACGGAAAGTAACGGAGAGCCCTCGAAGGTAACAGAAATTGACGATTTTGATGACGAACAGTGGGAAAATTggggtgaagaagaagaagaagatgtgaataaaagtaatgaaaatgataatgtttATAGTGACGTGCAATTGAAATTAGAGTTACGCGATCGAGTTGACAACTTTTTTAAGTTTCTTCATAAACTAACGAATTTAAAGGGTAACAAGGGGATAAGAGAAGCTACGAATAGCATGGGTGACGATGATCCGTATTCTAGAAAGGGATTGTTATATAAACTTTTAACGAGAATATTAAACAAGTACGATATACCTGGTTTGGAGTATCATTCATCTACTGTTGGCCGGCTTTTTAAAAGCGGGTTTGGAAGATTTGGCTTAGGACAG GCGAAACCAAATCTCTCTGATCAAGATGTGATACTGGTTTTCATCATGGGAGGCATGAATGCTATCGAG GTACTTGAAGTTGAGGAAGCATTATCTGAAAGTGGACGGCTCGATATACAAGTGGTTCTTGGGGGAACAACTTTTTTAACTCCTGGCAACATGTTTGATTTACTTTTAGGCGACTCAAGCTACATGTGA